In Bernardetia litoralis DSM 6794, the genomic window TGAAAGAAATGATGGCTCAACAACAGGAAATGGAGCGCAAATCAGACAGCATTTCCGAGCTACAAGTAAAATATATTGAAGATACCTATTTTGTAGAAAAAGAAATTACAGAATATCAAAAAACAGAATCTGGACTTTTGTATCTTGTAGAAAAACAAGGAACAGAAATCAATGAAGGTGAAAAAGTTAGTGTACACTACAAAGGAACGGTTCTAAAAACAGGAGAAAAATTTGATTCTTCTTATGATAGAGAAAATCCGATCGAATTTACCATTGGACAAGGACAAGTAATCAAAGGTTGGGATGAAGGAATCCCACTTATTGGGCGTGGAGGAAAAGGTGTTTTGTATATTCCCTCTAATTTAGCGTATGGAAGTCAAGGAGCAGGAGCAGCTATTCAACCTAATGAAATGATTGTTTTTGAAGTTGAAGTAGTAGATGAGCTGGAGGAAGAACAACAAACTACTTCACAAAAAGACCCAAATACGTATTATATAGATGATAATCAAGAAGATTATATCGAAAATGTATATCTGAAACTCAATAATATTACGGATTATAAAAAGACAGAATCTGGACTTTTTTATAAAATTGAAAAGCAAGGAACTCCAATTAAAAAAGGAGAAAAATTAAGAGTTCATTATGAAGGAACTACATTAATGACTGGAGAGCAATTTGACTCTTCTTTTGATAGAGAAAAGCCTATTGAAATTACGATTGGAGAAAATAATTTTATTGACGGCTGGGAAGAAGGAATTCCCCTTATTGGAAAAGGTGGAAAAGGAACATTGTATATTCCTGCTAAATTAGCTTATGGAGAAAAAGGACTTTCAGAACAGATTCCACCTAATTCCATTCTTATTTATAGAGTGGAAATTTTGGAAGATTAAATTATATATTCAGTTATCAATTACTTAAAACAATCATTACTAAAAATGAAATTATCAAAATATATTACAGTAAGCCTTTTATTGCTTTTTATTGGAGCTGCTTTATTTTCTTCTTGTAAAAAAGATGACAATAATGAAACCCTAACTAATAATCCATCAAGTCCATTAGTACAAGATAGTATTCTTCAAGTTTATTTTACTGAAAATAATATTACTGCCCAAAAAACAGAAACGGGATTGTATTATGTTGCTGACCAGCAAGGAACAACTATTCAAACTGGTGAAACAATTACAGTAAATTACGAAGGAACACTTTTATCAGGCAAAAAATTTGATTCTTCTTTTGATAGAGGAACACCATTTTCATTTTCTGTTGGAACTGGACAAGTAATACAAGGTTGGGATGAAGGAATTCCCTTACTTGGCAAAAATGGAAAAGGAACTTTATACCTTCCTTCGCACTTAGGCTATGGTGCAAGAGGTGCAGGAGCTGATATTCCTCCTTATTCTATTTTAGTTTTTAGAGTAGAAGTATATAATTAAAAATTTGAAATAAAAACCTTCTGAAGAATTAAAATAATAATTAATTTAAGTAAAATTTAGAATCTAAAATGAAATTATCAAAGTATATTTTCTTGCTTTTCCCTCTATTTTCGTTGCTTTCTTCATGTAATAATGATGAAATTGAGCCTTTAATAGATTCAACACTTCAAGCAGAACGAGAAGACCAAATTATCCAGCAATATTTAGCTGAAAATAACCTTACAGCTCAACAAACAGATTTAGGAATTTATTATATTGTTTTGGAAGAGGGAGAAGGCTCTCAAAATCCAACAACAACAGATTCTGTTACTGTAAATTATGTAGGAACTGTTCTTTATGGAAGACAATTTGATAGTTCTTATGAAACAGCTACTCCATTAGGATTTGTGATTGGTGAAGGAACAGTAGTAACAGGATTTGAAGAAGCTGTAAAACAAATGAAAATTGGAGAAAATACTCGCTTTTTTATTCCTTCTCGTTATGCCTATGGAGAGTCTGGGATTACATCAGGAGATAGAGAAATTATTCCTACTTTAGCAACTCTTATTTTTGAGATAAAACTAGAAGAAATTAATGAATAAACTCTCATAATAAAAATATCTGTAATTATCTTGGAACATAATAAAAAAAGACTATCTTTGTAAGATATTTTGACTACAAATGCCTATTTTTGGTACTTAAATCAAAGCTAAATTATAGTAGTTTTATCAAAATATAGTATTTTTCTTGTTTTTATCTGTGTTTTATTTAGAATAGCTCAGAATGATATAAAGTATTCCAAATTATTTGAAACTACTTCAATTCACAATTTCTTAATTAAGAACAAAACCGTAAAATTTAATAGAGAGCTAATTTTAAAATAACTCTTTACCTAATTTTAGGGATTTTTCTGAATTTAATATTGTTCTAGCTAAAATATAGAAATAAGAATAGTAAAAAGATAGTATTATAGACATTAAGAATAGACATTTAAGACGAGTGCAGATTGAAAATACGAATTAAAAAACGTAATTCGTAATCAGTAATTCGTAATTGATAAAAGCATTCCATTTCGTTCACTCAAACCTATACGAGCCTTGGCTACATTAAAACACGGCAGAATAAACTTTCGCAAAACGACTCCCATTTTAGAATACCCACACTTCTTAGATGTGCAGGTAAAGTCGTTTCAAGATTTCTTCCAACTAGGTACTCCTCCTGAAAAAAGAACAGCAGACGGACTCTATAAAGTATTTATGGAGAACTTCCCAATTTCTGATTCAAGAGATAACTTTGTTTTGGAATTTGTTGATTATATCATAGACCCTCCAAAATATTCGGTACAAGAATGTGTTGATAGAGGTCTTACTTATGCAGTGCCTTTAAAAGCAAAGCTACGTTTACTTTGTAATGACGAGGACAATGAGGATTTCGAAACCATCGAACAAGAAGTATTTTTAGGAAACGTACCAGTAATGACAGAGCGTGGCTCTTTTGTTATCAATGGTGCAGAACGTGTCATCGTTTCGCAGCTTCACCGTTCACCAGGAGTTTTCTTTGCTCAAAGTAAACATACTAATGGTACAAAATTATATTCAGCACGTATTATTCCATTCAAGGGTTCTTGGATTGAATTTGCGACCGATGTAAACAATATCATGTACGCTTACATTGACCGTAAGAAAAAATTCCCTGTTACTACTCTTTTACGTGCTATTGGATATGGTACAGATAGAGAAATTTTGGAACTTTTTGGTCTTTCAGAAGAAGTAAAAGCAACAAAAGCAAATATTCAGAAAGTTGTAGGTAGAAAATTAGCTGCTCGTGTGCTTCGTACTTGGACAGAAGATTTTGTAGATGAGGATACAGGTGAAGTAGTAAGTATTACTCGTAATGAAGTGCTTTTGGAGCGTGATTCAGCTATTGAAGAAGAACATATCCAAACTATCATTGATTCAAATACAGAATCAATCATTCTTCATAGAGAAGATATTAATATCAATGATTTTGCGATTGTCTATAATACATTACAAAAAGATAATTCAAATTCAGAAAAAGAAGCTGTTGAGCAAATTTATCGTCAGCTTCGTAATACAGAAGCTCCAGATGAGCAAACAGCTCGTGATGTAATTCAAAGCCTTTTCTTTAGTGAAAAACGTTATGATTTAGGAGAAGTTGGTCGTTATAGAATCAATAGAAAATTAGATTTAGATTTGGAGATGAGTGTTCGTGTTCTTACAAAAGAAGACATTATTCGTATCATCAGACATTTGATTACTCTTATCAATTCAAGAGCAGTTGTTGATGATATTGATCACCTTTCTAATCGTCGTGTACGTACTGTAGGAGAGCAGCTTTATAGCCAATTTGGTGTTGGTTTGGCTCGTATGGCTCGTACAATCAAAGAACGTATGAACGTTCGTGATAATGAAGACTTTAAACCAGTTGATTTAATTAATGCTCGTACTTTATCGTCAGTTATTAATTCATTCTTTGGTACAAATCAGCTTTCACAGTTTATGGATCAAACCAATCCATTGGCAGAGATTACGCACAAGCGTAGAATGTCTGCTTTAGGGCCTGGTGGTCTTTCTCGTGAACGTGCAGGTTTTGAGGTTCGTGATGTTCACTATACGCATTATGGTCGTTTGTGTACCATTGAAACTCCAGAAGGGCCAAATATTGGTCTTATTTCTTCGCTTTGTGTTCATGCAACTGTAAACGGAATGGGCTTTATCGAAACGCCTTACCGTATTGTTAAAAATCAAAAAGCAACTGATGAAGTTAAGTTCTTGACAGCAGAAGAAGAAGATGAGCAAATCATTGCACAGGCAAATGCAACATTAGATAGTAAAAATAAATTTACTTCTGACCTTGTAAAATGTCGTTTGGAAGGAGATTTTCCTTTGGAAGCTCCAGAAAATGTAACTTATATGGATGTTGCTCCAAACCAAATTGTTTCGGTAGCAGCTTCTCTTATTCCATTCTTAGAACATGATGATGCAAACCGTGCCTTGATGGGTTCGAATATGCAGCGTCAAGCAGTGCCTCTTTTGCGTCCTCAAGCTCCAATTGTTGGAACAGGTCTTGAAAGACGTGTAGCAATGGATTCTAGAGCATTAGTAGTAGCTGAAGATGATGGAGTAATTGACTATGTAGATTCTAAGAAAATTGTCGTAAAATATAATTGGACAAAAGAACAAAAACTGGTAAATTTTGATAATGAATATACAACTTATATTCTAACTAAATTCCGTAGAACGAATCAAGATACGTGTATCAATTTACGTCCTATTGTTTTGAAGGGAGATAAAGTCAAAAAAGGAGATGTTCTTTGTGAAGGATATGCAACTGAAAAAGGTGAGCTTGCACTTGGTCGTAACCTAATGGTTGCTTTCATGCCTTGGCAGGGTTATAACTTTGAAGATGCAATCGTTATTTCTGAACGAGTAGTAAGAGATGATATTTATACTTCAATCCACATTGACCAATTTGAACTTGAAGTTCGTGATACAAAAAGAGGAGAAGAAGAATTAACTTCTGAAATTCCAAATGTAAGCGAAGATGCAGTTAAAGATTTGGACGAAAATGGTATTATCCGTATTGGTGCAAAAGTAAAAGAACAAGATATTTTAGTAGGTAAAATTACTCCTAAAGGAGAAACAGACCCTACGCCAGAAGAAAAACTTCTTCGTGCAATCTTTGGAGATAAAGCAGGTGATGTAAAAGATGCTTCTATGCGTGCTTCAGCTTCACTTCAAGGTGTTGTCATTAATACTCAGCTTTTCTCTCGTCCTAAAAAGGATAAAGATATGCGTGCAAAAGTACGTAAGCAGGTTGATGTATTGAAGAAAGAATATAGCCGAGACCTTGTCGGAATGCGTTCGCAGATGATAAGCAAAATGGCAGACCTTTTAGAAGATAAAACTTCTCAAGGAATTGTTCATAAATATGGTGATGTTGTTTTGGCAAAAGATTCAGGTTTCAATACACAAAATATTGAACAAGCATTTTTTCCTAGCAAAAACGCATACCGTGATGAGAGTAATTATAATGTTCCTGAAGAAGTAAACTTTATTGCTGATGTAATCTTGAAAGATTTTACAGAAGATGAAGATACAAATGAGCTTTTGGCTGAACTTGTAAAAAATTATAATCAAAAACGTAACGAAATTACAGCAGAATTCAAACGCCAGCGTTTTGCCCTAGAAGTTGGTGATGAGCTTCCTGCTGGGATTGTAAAACTTGCTAAAGTGTATGTTGCTAAGAAACGTAAACTAAAAGTAGGTGATAAGATGGCTGGTCGTCATGGTAATAAAGGAGTTGTGGCTCGTATTGTTCGTGAAGAGGATATGCCTTTCCTTGCTGATGGTCGTCCTGTTGATATTGTCTTAAATCCTCTTGGTGTACCTTCTCGTATGAACTTGGGACAGATTTATGAAACTATTTTAGGACACGCTGGTCTTAGAATGGGAACTAAATATGCAACACCAATTTTTGATGGTGCAACAGAAGCTGAGGTAGAAGCTGAAATCGAAAAAGCAGGCTTACCAAGATGGTGTAAGATGGAAGTTTTTGATGGACGTACTGGTGTTAAGTTCGAACAAACGGTTACAGTAGGAATTATGTACATGCTGAAACTTGGTCACTTAGTTGATGATAAGATGCATGCTCGTTCTATTGGACCTTACTCGCTCATTACGCAACAGCCTTTGGGTGGTAAAGCTCAGTTTGGTGGTCAGCGTTTTGGTGAGATGGAAGTTTGGGCATTAGAGGCATTTGGAGCTTCACATATCTTGAGAGAAATCTTGACAATTAAGTCGGATGATGTTCTTGGACGTGCTAAAGCATACGAATGTATCGTAAAAGGCGAAAATATGCCAGAGCCAAATATCCCAGAATCATTCAATGTATTGATACACGAGCTTCGTGGTCTTGCACTTGAAATTACTTTAGACTAAAAAGTAGTGGATAGCTTCCAAGCTATCATTACAAAAATTATATATCAAAAATCCCTTTTACTTTTCGGAGTAGAAGGGATTTTTATGTTAGGGCATTGTAGAGCAAAGGTACTGTACCCTACTATTTTTCAAAGTATTAAATAGTTTTACTTTTTCTGATTAAATTACTATTTTTTAGATTAAAATATTAGGTTTAATCTTTAAATGATTAGCATTTATGCAAATAATTCTGACAAACTTTTCAACAAGTTGGGCTAATAATTCTGTCTGTTTTAATAAATCTCGTATTATGTCTCTTCCTTTTCGTGAAAAACTTTTAGATTTTCTCCCGTGATTTTTATTTTGTATTTTTCTATGTTCGTACAGCCCTGTATTAGAACAAAAAGCATAAGCTAGAGAAACGCAAGTAATCAATTTTTTAAGCTTTTCGCTATTTTGTAAATGAGTAATTTTTAAATTAAAACCTCTTCCTTTTAAGTTCTGGAAGAAGCTCTCTATTGTCCACCTTCTTTCATAGTATTTAGGTAAAGTAGAAGCTGCTAAATTGCCAAATAAAAATAAAAGTTCTCCATCTTTTCCTGTTCCTATATATACATTTCCTACAATACCATCTACTAATCTATTAGACAAAGTTATTCCATTAGGATAATCTTGATGAAGATGCTCTGCTTTTTGCACTATTTTATTCATGTGTTCGTCATAATGAACAATATTATGATGTTTGGGAATTCGAAAACAAAAATTTATCTTATTGTATTTCAGATACTTAAACCAATGATGACCTACAAATTCCCTATCTCCAACAAATAAACTAATTCGTTGGGGAAGAATGATGTCCAAACATTTTTTTACTAAATCTACCCTATTTTCGGTGTTGGAATTGCCACTTTTATTATCTAATAATTCCCAATAAAAAGGTAAAGTAAGCGTACGATTACTTAGCACAACCATTAGAATATTGCATTGATATTTACCAAAATCCCATTCTGTACGATCTATAACAATGTCTAATTTTTGAGAAGAGGGAAAAATACAAAAAAATAGAAGTGCAATTTGGTCAAAATTTAACTCTGCTTTTCTGTAAAAATCTTGTATTCTAGTTTCATTAGATTTATTTTTAACTTCTGGATTGAGGTGATTTGCTGTTTCACAAAATTGCACATTTCTACTATTAATTAAAGCTAAAATATACATAGCTAGAAATTTTTTACGAGAAAGATGCGAAAGAATTGGGAAACGGTCTATTATTTTTTTAATTTCATTGGTGAGAGAATATCTCATAATTAGAAGGATTTAGTTTTGTGGTTTGATTATTACAAAAATAAACACTTCTGTTTTTGTACCCTAAATTTTAAGTATTCAAAAAAAATAGGGTACAGTAAAAATCTATAAATAATCATATAAAAAAAATAAAGCTAACTTGACGAATCAAATTAGCTTTATAAATTCTTTATTTTTAGAAATTAATCAAATAAGAAATAGAGAATGAAATTCTAATACTCCTTATAAACCCTTGTCAAAATTTCCTCCATTTTATTTCCTATTGTTTTTGAAGATTCTCTATGATGATTATTTTGAAATGAAAAACAGAGTTTACGACCCGTTTTAGTAACTATAAACCCACTCAAACAATGATTATTACTAATTGTTCCTGTTTTTCCATAGAGAAATGGAGTTGATTTTTTTGGATATTCGTATCTACGTCGTAATGTTCCTGCTTTTCCTCCAATGGCAAGAGTTTCAAATAATTTTTCTTCTCCCATATCTTTACGAATAGATTTGAGCATTTCTACAAAATTACGAGGTGTAAAAAGGTTGTAACGAGAAAGCCCAGAACCATCTACCCAGCGAGGTTTATTATAAAATTTATTGAAATAATTTGCATCTAAATAATTAATTACTCTTTGTGTAGAAAGCGTTCCGAAGAGTTCTGCC contains:
- a CDS encoding IS4 family transposase, encoding MRYSLTNEIKKIIDRFPILSHLSRKKFLAMYILALINSRNVQFCETANHLNPEVKNKSNETRIQDFYRKAELNFDQIALLFFCIFPSSQKLDIVIDRTEWDFGKYQCNILMVVLSNRTLTLPFYWELLDNKSGNSNTENRVDLVKKCLDIILPQRISLFVGDREFVGHHWFKYLKYNKINFCFRIPKHHNIVHYDEHMNKIVQKAEHLHQDYPNGITLSNRLVDGIVGNVYIGTGKDGELLFLFGNLAASTLPKYYERRWTIESFFQNLKGRGFNLKITHLQNSEKLKKLITCVSLAYAFCSNTGLYEHRKIQNKNHGRKSKSFSRKGRDIIRDLLKQTELLAQLVEKFVRIICINANHLKIKPNILI
- the rpoB gene encoding DNA-directed RNA polymerase subunit beta, encoding MATLKHGRINFRKTTPILEYPHFLDVQVKSFQDFFQLGTPPEKRTADGLYKVFMENFPISDSRDNFVLEFVDYIIDPPKYSVQECVDRGLTYAVPLKAKLRLLCNDEDNEDFETIEQEVFLGNVPVMTERGSFVINGAERVIVSQLHRSPGVFFAQSKHTNGTKLYSARIIPFKGSWIEFATDVNNIMYAYIDRKKKFPVTTLLRAIGYGTDREILELFGLSEEVKATKANIQKVVGRKLAARVLRTWTEDFVDEDTGEVVSITRNEVLLERDSAIEEEHIQTIIDSNTESIILHREDININDFAIVYNTLQKDNSNSEKEAVEQIYRQLRNTEAPDEQTARDVIQSLFFSEKRYDLGEVGRYRINRKLDLDLEMSVRVLTKEDIIRIIRHLITLINSRAVVDDIDHLSNRRVRTVGEQLYSQFGVGLARMARTIKERMNVRDNEDFKPVDLINARTLSSVINSFFGTNQLSQFMDQTNPLAEITHKRRMSALGPGGLSRERAGFEVRDVHYTHYGRLCTIETPEGPNIGLISSLCVHATVNGMGFIETPYRIVKNQKATDEVKFLTAEEEDEQIIAQANATLDSKNKFTSDLVKCRLEGDFPLEAPENVTYMDVAPNQIVSVAASLIPFLEHDDANRALMGSNMQRQAVPLLRPQAPIVGTGLERRVAMDSRALVVAEDDGVIDYVDSKKIVVKYNWTKEQKLVNFDNEYTTYILTKFRRTNQDTCINLRPIVLKGDKVKKGDVLCEGYATEKGELALGRNLMVAFMPWQGYNFEDAIVISERVVRDDIYTSIHIDQFELEVRDTKRGEEELTSEIPNVSEDAVKDLDENGIIRIGAKVKEQDILVGKITPKGETDPTPEEKLLRAIFGDKAGDVKDASMRASASLQGVVINTQLFSRPKKDKDMRAKVRKQVDVLKKEYSRDLVGMRSQMISKMADLLEDKTSQGIVHKYGDVVLAKDSGFNTQNIEQAFFPSKNAYRDESNYNVPEEVNFIADVILKDFTEDEDTNELLAELVKNYNQKRNEITAEFKRQRFALEVGDELPAGIVKLAKVYVAKKRKLKVGDKMAGRHGNKGVVARIVREEDMPFLADGRPVDIVLNPLGVPSRMNLGQIYETILGHAGLRMGTKYATPIFDGATEAEVEAEIEKAGLPRWCKMEVFDGRTGVKFEQTVTVGIMYMLKLGHLVDDKMHARSIGPYSLITQQPLGGKAQFGGQRFGEMEVWALEAFGASHILREILTIKSDDVLGRAKAYECIVKGENMPEPNIPESFNVLIHELRGLALEITLD
- a CDS encoding FKBP-type peptidyl-prolyl cis-trans isomerase, coding for MKLSKYITVSLLLLFIGAALFSSCKKDDNNETLTNNPSSPLVQDSILQVYFTENNITAQKTETGLYYVADQQGTTIQTGETITVNYEGTLLSGKKFDSSFDRGTPFSFSVGTGQVIQGWDEGIPLLGKNGKGTLYLPSHLGYGARGAGADIPPYSILVFRVEVYN
- a CDS encoding FKBP-type peptidyl-prolyl cis-trans isomerase, encoding MKLSKYIFLLFPLFSLLSSCNNDEIEPLIDSTLQAEREDQIIQQYLAENNLTAQQTDLGIYYIVLEEGEGSQNPTTTDSVTVNYVGTVLYGRQFDSSYETATPLGFVIGEGTVVTGFEEAVKQMKIGENTRFFIPSRYAYGESGITSGDREIIPTLATLIFEIKLEEINE
- a CDS encoding FKBP-type peptidyl-prolyl cis-trans isomerase, with protein sequence MVHKFILLFTFFIISLSVSAQFEEGMKEHKGIHYEIHQIGKGQPLTDSSIVQIQMKVFNAADSLLQSTYTEDFPALLNLRDSNNRKMPLVEVLIKGKIGDSLTVFTSSDSIYQGYNASMRPDFIPEGSWIRQEFQLGKNYTLEEYEEVMALMQQRQQEKQDEYMKEMMAQQQEMERKSDSISELQVKYIEDTYFVEKEITEYQKTESGLLYLVEKQGTEINEGEKVSVHYKGTVLKTGEKFDSSYDRENPIEFTIGQGQVIKGWDEGIPLIGRGGKGVLYIPSNLAYGSQGAGAAIQPNEMIVFEVEVVDELEEEQQTTSQKDPNTYYIDDNQEDYIENVYLKLNNITDYKKTESGLFYKIEKQGTPIKKGEKLRVHYEGTTLMTGEQFDSSFDREKPIEITIGENNFIDGWEEGIPLIGKGGKGTLYIPAKLAYGEKGLSEQIPPNSILIYRVEILED